CCAAGCCTCCTGCAACCCCTCCCAAGCCCGCACCCAGCCCTCCAAGGCCTTACCCCACCGGGGCAGAAGCTCCTTCCAAAAGAACGCCTCCCTCTCCCCAGGCCCAAGCCCCCGCAGCACCCTCAGACCCTCCCGTATCTCCCCCCACGCCTTCCGGTCCACCTTGGCCCGTACCTCCCGCATCAGGTGGAAAGCGCACCGGGCCCAAAGCAGCCTCCGCCCCAACCAGCCCAACGCCTCCCCTACCTCCTGCGCCCCGTCCGAAACCACCCCCAGCCTTGGAGGTAACCTCCAAAGGAGCTCCCGCACCCGCTCGTAACGCCGCCGATGGCCAAGGTCTCCCCACAGCGGGCAACCCGTCCAAGCCTCAAAGTAAAGGTACCCGTACCCCTTGGGGCCCCGGCCAAAGGCCCATTCATCCACACTCCCCCAGTACACCCGCCCTCGGAGAAGACGGTTCTCCCGCTGAAGGAGCCGTTTGGCCCTGGCCCCCGCGGACCTGAGCCAGCGGAGGCGGGTGGGACGGGTGAGGGGGAAGCCCAGGTTCTTGGCGAGATCGTTTTGGACGCTTTCAGGGGCGCGATGGCTTGCGAGGATGAGGAAGTGCTCCTGGATGGAGATCGCGTACCAGCGGCTTCTAGGGCAGTCCTCCGGGTAGAGAGCTCGTTTCTGGCGCTTGCATTGGGCGCAGCGGATCCGTTTGACTCTGACTTCCTGGATGCCCCGAAAGGTGCGCAGCTTGCGTCTGCGGTAGCCCCCGCTCTCCTCACGGGTGGCTCCGCAGTGGGGACAGGGTACGATGGAGCTCGGGGAGTCCTCAGTCGGCTTCATGGCAGAACCAGACTAAGGGCTCCCCTCTTACTCAACCGAGTTTTTTACATGACCCCAGGGCGTACGAACTGCTTTCCGAGGATCCGGAGGCCCGGGGGCACTGGGATATGGCCAACTACATCACGGTCCGCAAGCTGGGGTACAACGACCACGGGCGCGTGCACGCCCTGCTTACCGGCGCGGCTTCCGTGGCCATCCTCCAGCTTTTGGTGGGGGCGGGGGTTAAACCGGACACCGTCGAGGCGGGGATCGGGGACCTGGACGACGCGTTCTTGGTGGTCCTCCTCTCCACCATGCTGCACGACATCGGCAACCAGGTGCACCGCGAGCACCACGAGGCCTTCGGGGTCACGCTCGCCCTACCCATCCTGAACCGGATCCTCGAGGCGATCTACGACGATCCCGAGCAGCGGGTGGAGCTACGGGCGATGATGCTCCACTCGATCTACAGCCACGACCTGAACCCGGACCCCCTCACGATCGAGGCTGGGGTGACCGCGGTAGCGGACGGAACGGACATCACCAAGGGGCGCGGCCGCAAGGCGTTCGCGTTGGGATCGATCGATATCCACTCCATCTCCGCGCTCGCGGTGGACGAGGTCATGATCCTCGAGGGTAAGGAAACCCCTGTGGAGATCCGCGTCCTCATGAACAACTCCGCGGGCATCTTCCAGGTGGAGGAGACCCTGACCAAGAAGGTGTTGCGGAGCCCCATCCGGGACTACGTCACGGTGATCGCGACCACGAACCCCGAGTCCGAACACGACCAGCGGATCATCCAGCGGGTGCGCCTCCACGAGACCGAGGACCGATTCGTTTTGGATAACCAGTCATGATGGAAGACTTTTGGATCAAGGTTGCCGGCATCGTGCTCGTCGACCTTGTGCTTGCAGGGGATAACGCTGTCGTTATCGGCATGGCTGTGCGAAACCTACCGGCCAGCCTGCGCCGCCAGGCCATCCTGGTAGGGACGCTCGGTGCCGTGGGGTTGCGCGTGGCCTTCACGATTCTGGCCGCGTTGCTGTTGAACGTGCCCCTGCTCCGCGCGATCGGCGGGGTCACGCTCTTTTGGATCGCGGCCAAGCTCCTCATGGAGGATCACGGGGAGGCCAGCAGACTCAGCGAGAACGTCAACGGCTTCTGGCAGGCCGTGACGCTCATCGTCGTGGCAGACATCACCCTAAGCTTGGACAACGTTCTCGCGGTTGCGGGCGCTGCGGAAGGGCACCTGGGGCTTTTGGTCTTCGGGTTGGCCCTCTCGATCCCCATCCTGATGCTGGGTTCGGCGTGGATCGCAGGGCTGCTCAACCGCTGGCCCTGGCTGAACCTCTTGGGCGCGCTCGTGATCGTGTGGGCCGGCGCGCGGCTCGTGGCGCACGACCCGCGTGTGCACGCGGTATGGCCCGTCGCGGATTGGCAGGTCTTCCTTTTGGGCCTGGGCATGATGCTCCTCTTCATGCGCGGGAACCTCAAGGGGTTAAAACGCTCCCTCGGCCTCAGCTAAATGAGCGCCTGGCGTGGGTTAATCCTCCCACGCCAGGTCCTCCAGGTACGCCTCGAGCTCCTCGAGCCGCACATGGTACGTGCCGCGCGTGCCTTCCACGAGGCCGGCCTGGCGCAGCATGCTCAGGGTATGCGTGACCGTGACGCGCGTGGTGCCCGCCAGGGCCGCGAGGTCCTCCTGACGGAGCTCGCTTTCGATCCGGTACCACCCCGCCTCGGCGGGTTTGCCGAAACGCTGCGCGAGCCAAACCAGAACCCGACCCAACCGCACCGCGACCGGAGCGGTCGCGGCCTCGAGTTGGTCCTCCAGATGCTCAAGTCGTTGCGCTAGGGCCCCGCAAAGGCTCAGGGAGACGTTCGGTAGCTC
This region of Marinithermus hydrothermalis DSM 14884 genomic DNA includes:
- a CDS encoding Crp/Fnr family transcriptional regulator — its product is MPWFIPQPGFLERLTEEEKIRMGTICPPRTYRRGEAIFRPGDPCQELVIVLDGTLKVSRLTERGQERILYLVGPGDILGANFLDANAQYHAEAVCLNDEVRICPVNREQFIRVAKELPNVSLSLCGALAQRLEHLEDQLEAATAPVAVRLGRVLVWLAQRFGKPAEAGWYRIESELRQEDLAALAGTTRVTVTHTLSMLRQAGLVEGTRGTYHVRLEELEAYLEDLAWED
- a CDS encoding TerC family protein, which translates into the protein MMEDFWIKVAGIVLVDLVLAGDNAVVIGMAVRNLPASLRRQAILVGTLGAVGLRVAFTILAALLLNVPLLRAIGGVTLFWIAAKLLMEDHGEASRLSENVNGFWQAVTLIVVADITLSLDNVLAVAGAAEGHLGLLVFGLALSIPILMLGSAWIAGLLNRWPWLNLLGALVIVWAGARLVAHDPRVHAVWPVADWQVFLLGLGMMLLFMRGNLKGLKRSLGLS